The following are from one region of the Siniperca chuatsi isolate FFG_IHB_CAS linkage group LG13, ASM2008510v1, whole genome shotgun sequence genome:
- the LOC122887319 gene encoding aquaporin-1-like encodes MAEIKSWMFWRAVAAEFVGMLLFIFTGISAIIGKDEESVAQELKVSLAFALAITTLAQSLGHISGAHFNPAVTLGLLVNCQISVIRCVCYILAQMLGAVVASAIANGFRQSKSLGVNKLHNVTVGQGFVIEFLATLQLVLCVIAVTDKRRSDVKGFAPLAIGLSVGLGHFAAISFTGCAINPARSFGPALIRSEMKNHWVYWLGPMCGGIAAALIYDFLLYPQTQNFSTRMYILLNGPQDENDAVEITGEGSSSPGPSQWPKH; translated from the exons ATGGCAGAAATAAAAAGCTGGATGTTTTGGAGGGCTGTGGCTGCAGAATTTGTTGGTATGTTGCTGTTCATATTCACTGGTATATCTGCTATCATTGGAAAAGATGAGGAGAGTGTTGCTCAGGAGCTGAAGGTCTCACTGGCCTTTGCGCTGGCGATCACCACATTGGCTCAGAGTTTAGGGCACATCAGTGGAGCGCACTTCAACCCTGCAGTCACTTTGGGCCTGCTGGTCAACTGCCAGATCAGTGTCATCAGATGTGTTTGCTACATCCTGGCTCAGATGCTCGGGGCAGTTGTGGCTAGTGCTATTGCAAATGGATTTAGGCAAAGCAAATCCCTTGGTGTTAACAAG CTACACAACGTGACTGTAGGACAAGGCTTCGTTATCGAGTTCCTTGCCACCCTTCAGCTGGTTCTGTGCGTGATAGCCGTGACAGATAAGCGACGGAGCGATGTTAAAGGTTTTGCACCACTTGCTATTGGGCTGTCAGTGGGACTTGGGCACTTTGCAGCT ATAAGTTTCACTGGATGTGCTATCAATCCCGCTCGCTCCTTTGGACCAGCCTTGATACGTAGTGAAATGAAGAACCACTGG GTGTACTGGCTGGGGCCCATGTGTGGTGGCATAGCAGCAGCTCTTATCTATGATTTCCTTCTGtatccacaaacacaaaacttcAGTACGCGCATGTACATCCTGCTTAATGGTCCACAAGATGAAAACGATGCAGTTGAAATAACTGGAGAAGGCAGCAGCAGTCCAGGGCCAAGTCAGTGGCCAAAACACTGA